agttttggtggcgggaaaggttcttggtagtttgggcatgtgtattgaggcggaatggaatcgaagggccgagagttcgattcgaggatgaagtttctttacttatggtttatatgtatttttttccgcattttactatgtaatcaattatgttatgtttttcttttaaaacaatgggatcccatatcctactttaaattttatgtaagtttaagaTTTATTTTTACAAGCTTTAATAAagtaatgattatttcacttgtaagttttattaaagattagtgtccatgtatagttttcattaatggtccaaagtctagaatagttgggtcattacattagtataacacattttttgtgttatactacacttttgtataacatattttttgtgttatactacactttagtataacaaattatttgtgttatataatgaagtttgcataacaaaactctttacataaaaagtgttattgtaatagatattataacacaattttcgtattattttcatatttagataagtttaaattctcattatatattcatttatataacactaatttattctattatattttaattttttttatataattaaaattagctttctaaaatatattagcatcatcaaatgaacttgattttcaaataacaaaaagaaaacattcaacattgtattaacaatccacaaattagtttaaaacattcaccACTGTCATCAataacaaaatgttctttaagtattcaagtagtcttaaatattcaacatattgaaaagttactactttcaacataAAATATTCTACGGCTGCCCAACATAAAGCCTTCAAAACTAAGTATCCTTttctcctccaattgatggagaaagagacatttttcttctgcaatagCATATAAAAGGTAAGGTATATGCTTAAAAATGTTAaataatatgaatcaaataataaaattgtatacaatataagacctaaacaagcaataccaggtgaacatacttcaaaattcaaaatactgcTATCACACAGTGAATAGATACATATTACAGTAAACAAACATTAACATTTTCAGGTTAAAGGGGCCTCAATTTCACCCTAAAGGCATCTCTGGTTCAGGTGCTTAATTACTGAGACAGCATGTTAAAAGTTTGGGAGATTTGAGTTACAAAAGCATTTAGAATGATACTATTATTTCTAGGGTAGATCCATCGAATCTCATATATCATTTAAAGGAGAGGTGTAATAGAATATGGAGCTCAAACAGGTACCAAACTCTAAACCTTAAGTTTTTTGGGCACTAACAAGTAATTACAAAATAGTGATACATATTCGCAGTCAATTACGCTTATATAGTACAGTGTAGTGTTTACAAACGTACAGAAATTACTGTAGAATCCTCAACCCAATGTAAAGAAATAAAGAAACTTACACACATTCTGCTGGCCAAGTTCCTTCAGATAGGGATGATAAGAGGCAAATAAGTTCCACAGTCCTGAAGGGAAATTCACCTTCTAGGCTACAAAGAAGACACCGAATAGGACCATCAACAAAACTTTCTCTGTCCCAAAACTGACTGCAAAGTGATTCCTGAAAAATTTAAAGCAATAAATCCAATAAAAAAActacaaaggaaaagaaaaatgtcaactttaatagaaccaccaatgaaaaatcaacaaaataatcaataaatgacCTTGAAAGACAATCATTATGCAGCCAAACCTCTCCCCGATAAACTTTGCAAAGAATATCCAATATCAAATTAAGGGTACTGTCTTCGAGCTGCAACATAGACAAAAcagaaaatattaatataaataaaataaacaacttgaGGTCATTCAAGATACTTAATCTAATTACCTGAATATTGATCTCATAGGATGCAATAAATGCAGAAATAAAAGTTCTCAATATTCCATGGAGGAGAGGGAAACTCTTGATCATACCAACAATATTTTATGCAGCAGCCAACTGTCCAAAGAAAGATAACCAAGATATGGGAAGACTATTTGTGATAGCATGAAGAAGCAAAATTCCTCCATGGAAAGCAATGACTGAGTACTTTGAGGCCTCATATCCACCACCAGTTATTCCACCAGTGCTAAGGAGAATGATCACTTGAATAAGCTGTGCAAGTGAAAAATCTACACTTAATGTGATTGCCCATTGAAAATATGTAAATACATGTTGTGTTATTACTTAATGATTACAAAATGTTGAAGACTTTGAAACTACAGTGCTTAGAAATCAGAGGATGTTATTTCAAAAAGATGGATTTGGCACAGTTATTTTGTGTTAAAAATCAGTCTTTTTGACCCTATATAGGATAGACCAGACCCTAGCTCCTTAAAATTTGTTCTAATCAAGTTTACAAATCTATAAGTGATGATCTCCAATGAAGAACATCTCATTACTCAAAGACATTCCTAAGATACAAGTTTGAACCTTGTCTTTTTAAAGTATAGGAGATAAATGAAGCTATAATAGTTTAattctctgataccatattatgaaagaaaatgaaattgTATTGAATTGAATGAATACAGAATACAAGCGGCACCAATATATACATGCCACAAAGAAGAATCAAGAAAAGTAAGATACAGTTCTATACTTAAATAAACTATCTGTTTCAACTAATTTAGGCATATAAGGTTCAGTACTAAGCTCAAAATTGCTCTCAATAACTTAACTAAACTAACTAAtttaactaaattatatatataaggtctggtgctaagattaaagtatgtgctatacttactaatggtAACTTTGTACTGTACAGGCATTACAGTCTCAGACCCCAAATGAAACTCTAAAAGCTCCAAGCTAGAGTATAAACAGACAactagaaaaaattgaagaaagacatTTTCCCAAGTTAACAGTTAGAAAAAGAATATTATTACATACCAGCCAGTTATCCATGAAGCAAATGGTGACCATTTTGGGCCAGCAAGCTTGGTACTCCAATAGTAGAGACCCCCAGAAGTAAGGGAAGAAGAACAAATCTCAGCCATGGACAAAGCAACCAATATGGAGAAAGAAAGCACACCAGAAAGCACAGATATGATAGAGAATGAAAATGCAAAGGAAAGACAATATTTGAGTGGGTCTATTAATAGTATTACTGTCTCTAATTCTCTACTCATACAGtaataagaaaggaaaaagaaaatcTTTTGGATAGCTAAATTATTTCATCACTGATGTTACATAAGATTATATTTAAAACAATTGATATTTTTTCTAATGGGGAAAAA
The Humulus lupulus chromosome 6, drHumLupu1.1, whole genome shotgun sequence DNA segment above includes these coding regions:
- the LOC133782181 gene encoding uncharacterized protein LOC133782181 isoform X2 — its product is MIKSFPLLHGILRTFISAFIASYEINIQLEDSTLNLILDILCKVYRGEESLCSQFWDRESFVDGPIRCLLCSLEGEFPFRTVELICLLSSLSEGTWPAECVRKMSLSPSIGGEKDT
- the LOC133782181 gene encoding uncharacterized protein LOC133782181 isoform X1, producing the protein MRPQSTQSLLSMEEFCFFMLSQIVFPYLGYLSLDSWLLHKILLLEDSTLNLILDILCKVYRGEESLCSQFWDRESFVDGPIRCLLCSLEGEFPFRTVELICLLSSLSEGTWPAECVRKMSLSPSIGGEKDT